From a region of the Spelaeicoccus albus genome:
- a CDS encoding amino acid ABC transporter ATP-binding protein, whose product MTTGNLLELVDVCKKFGDFEALTDINLAVRPGSVTCIVGPSGSGKSTMLRTINMLESINSGGIFFEGEMIGQQVHGNHRRPVSKYIARKQAVNFGMVFQNFNLFPNFTALENITLAPMTVRKKSKAEAVATGERVLHSVGLFEKKDHYPNELSGGQQQRVAIARALAMEPRLLLFDEPTSALDPELVGEVLAVMRDLAAQGSTMLIVTHEMKFAEDVADEVIMMDAGHIIERGRPRDLLHNPQTARAKKFFSSVSSH is encoded by the coding sequence ATGACGACAGGTAATCTGCTCGAGCTCGTGGACGTCTGCAAGAAGTTCGGCGACTTCGAAGCGCTCACGGACATCAACCTCGCCGTCCGGCCGGGGTCCGTAACGTGCATCGTCGGGCCGTCCGGGTCCGGGAAGAGCACGATGCTCCGCACGATCAACATGCTGGAGTCGATCAACAGCGGCGGCATCTTCTTCGAAGGCGAGATGATCGGTCAACAAGTCCACGGCAATCATCGACGACCGGTGTCGAAATACATTGCCCGGAAGCAAGCGGTGAATTTCGGGATGGTGTTCCAGAATTTCAACCTCTTCCCGAATTTCACGGCCTTGGAGAACATCACGCTCGCGCCCATGACGGTGCGGAAGAAGTCGAAGGCCGAAGCGGTGGCGACCGGCGAGCGCGTGCTGCACTCGGTGGGACTGTTCGAGAAGAAGGACCACTACCCCAACGAGCTTTCGGGCGGCCAGCAGCAGCGGGTGGCGATCGCACGGGCGCTGGCAATGGAACCGCGACTGCTCTTGTTCGACGAGCCGACGAGCGCGCTCGACCCGGAGCTGGTCGGCGAAGTGCTGGCCGTGATGCGCGACCTGGCCGCGCAAGGCTCGACGATGCTCATCGTCACGCACGAGATGAAGTTCGCCGAAGATGTGGCGGACGAAGTCATCATGATGGACGCCGGGCACATCATCGAGCGCGGCAGGCCGCGCGATCTGCTGCACAATCCGCAGACGGCGAGGGCCAAGAAGTTCTTCTCATCCGTCTCATCTCACTGA
- a CDS encoding amino acid ABC transporter permease, whose product MTSEVKQQDPSKLRQLAGLPIRSNISIKEWITYVLAIYVALVLVHFFIFNDNWHWDVIGSYLLSQIVMTGLLHTIELTLLTTVIGLVLGVITAWCRMSNLVVLRTLAVLYIWVMRAMPPLVMLLVVFFFGALVPNFSIGIPFGPTFASISANSVISRFSAAVIGLAIYLGAYSAEIFRGGVQSLSTGQFEACRALGLAPFTSYVKVLGPQLVRTITPALANEVITIFKSTSLVSVIGYTELLTTVQTIYAVNFETIPLLTVAVIWYLVLTSLAMLGQSMLERRYARGFTTRRGPGPNTAKAPAAQALENGPASGRME is encoded by the coding sequence ATGACATCTGAAGTCAAGCAACAAGACCCGTCGAAACTTCGGCAGCTGGCGGGCCTGCCGATCCGGTCGAACATCAGCATCAAGGAATGGATCACCTATGTCCTAGCGATTTACGTCGCCCTGGTTCTCGTTCACTTCTTCATCTTCAACGACAACTGGCATTGGGACGTCATTGGGTCGTACCTGCTCAGCCAGATCGTCATGACAGGCCTGCTGCACACGATCGAGCTGACCCTGTTGACGACCGTCATCGGACTCGTCCTCGGCGTCATCACGGCGTGGTGCAGAATGTCGAACCTGGTGGTTTTACGCACTCTTGCGGTGCTCTACATCTGGGTAATGCGGGCGATGCCGCCGCTGGTGATGCTGCTGGTGGTGTTCTTCTTCGGGGCGCTCGTGCCGAACTTCTCGATCGGAATACCGTTCGGGCCGACATTCGCCAGCATCTCGGCAAATTCGGTGATCTCCCGGTTCAGCGCCGCAGTCATCGGACTGGCGATCTATCTCGGTGCCTATTCGGCAGAAATATTCCGCGGCGGCGTCCAATCGCTGTCGACCGGGCAGTTCGAAGCGTGCCGAGCGCTGGGGCTGGCGCCGTTCACGTCCTATGTGAAGGTGCTCGGCCCGCAACTGGTGCGGACCATCACGCCGGCCCTGGCCAACGAGGTGATCACGATCTTCAAGAGCACCTCGCTCGTGTCTGTGATCGGCTATACCGAACTGCTCACGACGGTACAGACGATCTACGCGGTCAACTTCGAGACGATTCCGCTGCTCACCGTGGCGGTGATCTGGTATCTGGTGCTCACGAGCCTGGCCATGCTCGGCCAGTCGATGCTGGAGCGGCGATATGCTCGCGGATTCACCACGAGGCGAGGTCCCGGGCCGAACACGGCGAAGGCGCCTGCAGCGCAGGCGCTGGAAAACGGACCGGCGTCGGGGAGGATGGAATGA
- a CDS encoding ABC transporter substrate-binding protein, with the protein MKARLGITLFTALALAASMTACANPDDSGANTKSKDVGKTIEVTKDKKIAAMVPEKYQKRGSFTASINPDVAPVKFTDSNGKIVGLVPDLLNSAATVMGIKLNLQKGQFDAMVPGLESKRFDVVASIGDFKERQKKIDFIDYLQTGTAILTSSDFKADKIKPNKDLCGLKVGYVRGTAQQGLISKASKACVAAGKKKVQSNGYGDSGAALLSVKSSQADAFWGDSPAMLYNAKKSPDLYKIVFQQKIGPYGIGINKDNSKFRDALRAALLKLVETGKYKQLIDKWGQEGFAMPKMPLNTGPKLES; encoded by the coding sequence ATGAAAGCCCGACTAGGCATCACCCTTTTTACGGCGCTCGCCCTCGCAGCAAGCATGACGGCGTGCGCGAACCCGGACGACTCGGGAGCCAATACGAAATCCAAAGACGTCGGCAAGACGATCGAAGTCACGAAGGACAAGAAGATCGCGGCGATGGTGCCGGAAAAGTACCAGAAACGCGGCAGCTTCACGGCGTCGATCAATCCGGACGTCGCGCCGGTTAAGTTCACGGATAGCAATGGCAAAATCGTTGGCCTGGTGCCGGATCTGCTCAATAGCGCCGCCACCGTCATGGGCATCAAGCTCAATCTGCAAAAGGGTCAGTTCGATGCCATGGTGCCGGGCCTGGAATCCAAACGATTCGACGTTGTCGCGTCGATCGGCGACTTCAAGGAACGTCAGAAGAAGATCGACTTCATCGACTACCTGCAGACCGGCACGGCCATCCTCACCTCCAGTGACTTCAAGGCCGACAAGATCAAGCCCAACAAGGATCTCTGCGGTCTGAAGGTCGGCTACGTTCGCGGTACGGCTCAGCAGGGCCTGATCAGCAAAGCGTCGAAGGCGTGCGTCGCTGCAGGTAAGAAGAAGGTGCAGAGCAATGGCTACGGAGATTCCGGCGCTGCCCTGCTCTCGGTGAAGAGTTCCCAGGCGGACGCGTTCTGGGGCGATTCACCGGCAATGCTCTACAACGCCAAGAAGTCACCGGATCTGTACAAGATCGTCTTCCAGCAAAAGATCGGTCCCTACGGAATCGGCATCAACAAGGACAACAGCAAATTCCGTGATGCTCTCCGGGCGGCGCTGCTCAAGCTCGTCGAGACGGGCAAGTACAAGCAGCTCATCGACAAGTGGGGCCAAGAAGGCTTCGCCATGCCGAAGATGCCTCTCAACACTGGCCCCAAACTCGAGAGCTAA
- a CDS encoding NAD(P)/FAD-dependent oxidoreductase, whose protein sequence is MARKKVTVIGAGIVGASIAYRLAQNPEVDVQSIDTSTPGGGTSSASMAWLNASNKRPRDYFDLNFAGVREYDKLKSELAADWLHLTGTLAQAAFTPNLEQRAAELEEWGYRVEKTDAATALGKHLPQARIADPGEFVAHYPDEGWIDTNGATRELIGAAAACGAEYQQGCGVTRIDREGSAYRLTLADGTTFLTDVVVNAAGPKADRVAALVGRHLSLAPTKGMTIKFYAPDIDIDKIVLSDQVEVRPDVNGCVRTHADAVDGVMAQGAATDRTELIALMREKAARFLPILESAPIAGVFMGIRPIPEDQFSCVGAVDGIDNYFEAVTHSGVTMGPLIGRLITEYIVNGTKNELLTSRFDPNRFNDLS, encoded by the coding sequence ATGGCACGCAAAAAAGTCACAGTGATCGGCGCCGGCATCGTCGGAGCATCGATCGCCTACCGATTGGCGCAGAATCCGGAAGTCGATGTTCAATCCATCGACACGTCGACGCCGGGCGGCGGCACGAGCTCGGCGAGCATGGCATGGCTGAATGCCAGCAATAAGCGTCCCCGGGACTATTTCGATCTCAACTTCGCCGGCGTGCGGGAGTACGACAAGCTGAAGTCCGAACTCGCCGCGGACTGGCTCCACCTCACCGGCACGCTCGCCCAGGCAGCATTCACACCGAACCTCGAACAGCGCGCAGCCGAGCTCGAAGAGTGGGGCTACCGGGTCGAGAAAACCGATGCAGCCACCGCGCTCGGCAAGCACTTGCCGCAAGCACGGATCGCCGACCCGGGCGAGTTCGTCGCCCATTACCCGGACGAGGGGTGGATCGACACCAACGGCGCCACTCGCGAACTCATCGGGGCGGCCGCCGCGTGCGGGGCCGAATACCAACAGGGCTGCGGCGTCACTCGGATCGACCGAGAGGGGTCGGCGTACCGGCTCACTCTTGCCGACGGAACGACGTTCCTGACCGACGTCGTCGTCAACGCGGCTGGGCCGAAAGCCGACCGCGTGGCAGCGCTGGTCGGCCGCCATCTTTCGCTGGCACCGACCAAGGGGATGACCATCAAGTTCTACGCGCCCGATATCGACATCGACAAGATCGTGCTGTCCGATCAGGTGGAAGTCCGGCCGGACGTCAACGGGTGCGTCCGCACACATGCGGACGCCGTCGACGGCGTCATGGCGCAAGGAGCGGCGACCGACCGGACGGAGCTAATAGCGCTCATGCGCGAAAAGGCCGCGCGATTCCTGCCGATCCTCGAGTCAGCCCCCATCGCCGGAGTGTTCATGGGGATCCGGCCCATTCCCGAAGACCAGTTTTCGTGCGTCGGCGCGGTCGACGGCATCGACAACTACTTCGAAGCAGTCACGCACAGTGGCGTGACGATGGGCCCGCTCATCGGACGACTCATCACCGAATACATCGTCAACGGCACCAAGAACGAGCTGCTGACCAGCCGATTCGACCCCAACCGATTCAACGACCTGTCCTGA
- a CDS encoding GntR family transcriptional regulator, with protein sequence MSKRGSSATKTQAVFDRLHSDITSGRLTAGERLSPEDLKARLGVSVSVIREALTQLVAQGLVQVEHNRGFHVKNLSIRDVVDLMYARKINECAALRLAVERHDLAWESEVLAAHHVMAGLSMYAPNDPAHRNDKWARAHTAFHQKLFEGCRNDTLIDICRKLSESAELYRGWTTQDAPDSEAEVAANHKQLLDAVLARDADLTVELHTAHLQRTIDIMLARAGEADDADVAGEVGTTITD encoded by the coding sequence ATGTCAAAGCGTGGAAGTTCCGCAACCAAGACGCAGGCCGTCTTCGACCGCCTACATTCGGATATCACGTCGGGCCGACTGACCGCCGGTGAGCGATTGAGCCCGGAAGACCTGAAGGCTCGTCTCGGGGTCAGCGTGAGCGTGATCCGCGAAGCGCTGACGCAATTGGTCGCTCAGGGCCTGGTCCAGGTCGAGCACAATCGCGGATTCCACGTGAAAAACCTATCGATCAGGGACGTCGTCGACCTGATGTATGCGCGCAAGATCAACGAGTGCGCCGCCTTGCGACTTGCGGTTGAACGCCACGATCTGGCTTGGGAATCCGAAGTTCTCGCGGCCCATCACGTGATGGCCGGCCTGAGCATGTACGCACCCAACGATCCGGCCCATCGCAACGACAAATGGGCGCGGGCGCATACCGCTTTCCACCAAAAGCTCTTCGAAGGGTGTCGCAACGACACGCTCATCGACATCTGCCGCAAGCTCTCGGAATCGGCGGAGCTCTATCGCGGCTGGACGACGCAGGACGCCCCCGACTCGGAGGCCGAGGTAGCGGCCAACCACAAGCAACTTCTGGACGCGGTCCTGGCCCGCGACGCCGACCTCACCGTTGAACTGCACACCGCCCATCTGCAGCGGACCATCGACATCATGCTCGCTCGAGCCGGCGAAGCAGACGATGCCGACGTGGCCGGCGAAGTCGGAACCACCATCACCGATTAG
- a CDS encoding NAD/NADP octopine/nopaline dehydrogenase family protein gives MTQAKTVAVLGAGSTGRAMAGFLALSGYRVRLWNRQGGDETDELVSGLAATPELTVSGRLEGTAVLDDVTTDIGAAVTDADVVVVCTTANGHHDVGRLVAGYSAADQAVLLMPAGTLGSLEFVRGLVAGGCIATPLIAETSTTLFGSALDGATGVRISGQKAQVGVASLPSGRTDEIRRLIPEIPFVDVPDVLQSGFENVGASLHVTPMVLNAGWIETHGGTFKYYREAITPAVANVAAQVEEERMRIASAFGYRPTPLSTYLTQSVGAPEGTLYESLHGCEMYADAISPSRLDHRFLWEDALAGVVPLLSLAEVAGVPAPTMQALATLAGPLLGRDMLGEGRNVDNLGLAGMTVEGLRTLVSDVDAFDAWRRG, from the coding sequence ATGACGCAAGCAAAGACAGTTGCCGTATTGGGAGCAGGGAGCACCGGTCGAGCCATGGCGGGGTTCCTCGCCTTGTCCGGTTATCGCGTGCGGCTGTGGAACAGGCAGGGCGGCGACGAAACCGACGAACTGGTCTCGGGCCTTGCCGCGACACCGGAATTGACGGTGTCCGGCCGACTCGAGGGCACGGCGGTGCTGGACGACGTGACCACGGACATCGGCGCGGCCGTGACGGACGCCGACGTGGTCGTTGTGTGCACCACCGCAAACGGGCATCACGATGTCGGGCGGCTCGTGGCAGGGTATTCAGCCGCGGATCAAGCCGTCTTGCTGATGCCGGCCGGCACGCTGGGGAGCCTGGAATTCGTGCGCGGCCTTGTTGCAGGCGGCTGCATCGCCACGCCATTGATCGCCGAAACGTCGACCACCCTGTTCGGCAGTGCCTTGGACGGGGCGACCGGCGTACGCATTTCCGGGCAGAAGGCCCAGGTCGGAGTCGCTTCGTTGCCGAGCGGCCGTACCGACGAGATTCGACGGCTTATTCCGGAGATACCGTTCGTCGACGTACCTGATGTGCTGCAGTCCGGGTTCGAAAACGTCGGCGCCTCGCTGCACGTGACACCGATGGTGCTCAATGCGGGGTGGATCGAAACCCACGGAGGCACCTTCAAGTACTACCGTGAGGCCATCACGCCGGCAGTTGCGAACGTTGCAGCGCAAGTCGAAGAAGAGCGGATGCGCATTGCGAGCGCGTTCGGGTACCGGCCGACGCCGCTGTCGACGTACTTGACCCAGTCCGTCGGTGCCCCCGAGGGAACGCTGTACGAGTCACTGCACGGCTGCGAAATGTATGCGGACGCGATTTCGCCCTCCCGGCTCGATCACCGGTTTCTCTGGGAAGATGCGCTCGCGGGAGTCGTGCCGCTCTTGTCGCTGGCCGAGGTCGCGGGGGTGCCGGCACCGACGATGCAGGCACTGGCGACGCTCGCCGGGCCGCTGCTGGGGCGCGACATGCTCGGCGAAGGGCGGAATGTGGACAATCTCGGGCTCGCCGGCATGACGGTCGAAGGCCTGCGGACGTTGGTCAGCGACGTCGACGCTTTTGATGCGTGGCGACGAGGCTAG
- a CDS encoding IclR family transcriptional regulator domain-containing protein, whose protein sequence is MLERIAAILEAVDIGPATASDIARRTELSVSTVHRLALLMADFEFLRRDSDGRFRKGGRFFRSALENTALPILTELRDLAQESSQLSVRRGDERLCVASAEGTQILRAALPVGSRLPLSHGSSGRLLARDDNAWDEVHLSFRAIRHPATASSS, encoded by the coding sequence ATGTTAGAGCGGATCGCCGCCATCCTGGAAGCCGTCGACATCGGCCCAGCCACGGCGAGTGACATCGCCCGACGCACGGAGCTCTCCGTGTCCACCGTGCACCGGCTCGCCCTCTTGATGGCCGATTTCGAATTCCTCCGCCGCGACTCCGATGGCCGATTTCGCAAGGGCGGCCGCTTCTTCCGCTCGGCACTGGAAAACACTGCACTCCCCATCCTCACCGAGTTGCGAGATCTCGCTCAAGAATCGTCCCAGCTCTCGGTGCGCCGGGGCGATGAACGTCTGTGCGTGGCCAGCGCCGAAGGGACGCAGATTCTCCGCGCCGCGCTCCCCGTCGGCTCACGCCTGCCCCTATCCCACGGATCGAGCGGCCGACTCCTCGCACGCGATGACAACGCGTGGGACGAGGTTCACTTGTCATTTCGGGCGATACGGCATCCAGCGACAGCCTCATCGAGTTAG
- a CDS encoding SIS domain-containing protein, which translates to MSQPDCWERAETQASGGLAGLPESGERVLVMGCGTSYYVAAAYAWLREQAGHGLTDAVIASEMPTVLRNYDRVMAISRSGTTTEVVTALASLPDDMAITAVLGELDSPIAEIAADVIDLSYADERSVVQTRFPTTLLTLLRSNLGASAPAISEFIAAARTATTQPLSEEVPGQFVVLGTGWAAPLAQEGALKCRESAGLWAEAYASGEYRHGPISVAGSRTLVWAMTPLSKSQISAITATGARVHQATEDPQVELVSIQRHAVEWARRAGRDADRPVHLSRSVVQP; encoded by the coding sequence GTGAGCCAGCCCGACTGCTGGGAGCGCGCTGAGACACAAGCGTCGGGCGGCCTTGCCGGTTTGCCCGAATCAGGTGAGCGCGTTCTGGTGATGGGCTGCGGCACGTCGTATTACGTTGCCGCCGCGTACGCATGGCTGCGTGAACAGGCCGGGCACGGGCTCACGGATGCGGTGATTGCTTCCGAAATGCCTACTGTGTTGCGCAATTACGACCGAGTCATGGCGATTAGCCGTTCGGGCACGACGACGGAGGTGGTTACGGCGCTCGCGAGCTTGCCGGACGATATGGCAATCACAGCTGTTCTCGGCGAGTTGGATTCACCCATCGCCGAGATAGCCGCAGACGTCATCGACCTTTCCTATGCCGACGAGCGTAGCGTGGTGCAAACCCGGTTCCCCACCACATTGCTCACGTTGCTGCGTTCAAACCTCGGAGCATCCGCTCCCGCGATTTCGGAGTTCATCGCCGCGGCACGGACGGCAACGACACAACCGTTGTCAGAGGAAGTTCCCGGCCAGTTTGTCGTGCTTGGCACGGGGTGGGCCGCGCCACTCGCGCAGGAGGGGGCACTCAAATGCCGTGAATCTGCAGGACTGTGGGCTGAGGCATATGCCAGCGGGGAATACCGTCACGGTCCGATCAGCGTAGCGGGCTCCCGAACTCTTGTTTGGGCGATGACGCCGCTGAGCAAGTCTCAAATCTCAGCGATTACCGCGACCGGAGCTCGAGTACACCAGGCAACGGAAGATCCTCAGGTCGAACTCGTCTCAATTCAACGACATGCGGTGGAATGGGCTCGCAGGGCCGGCCGTGACGCAGATCGGCCGGTACACTTGTCCCGCTCGGTCGTTCAGCCGTGA
- a CDS encoding carbohydrate ABC transporter permease produces MRGRTPWLRRIGVLFIVLWSLVPIYWVLNISLQTDAQMSAKPAHYVPPTPSLNNYLSLLTGGGNVPYSIRQSTINIVIECSAATIVTIVLASLAAYSFARMKFRGRNVLFYTVLATMAFPPYITLIPLYRIMTFLGLVNTYTGIVLVYVSGFIPLATWILYNYMLSLPIALEESGQVDGASRMQVLWHVVLPLARPGIVSTAIITFIFGWQQFLFPLVLSSDISTEPLTVVIAALQGKHTVPYTLLSAAGVLAIVVPAVIALALNRYIVSGLLKGSVK; encoded by the coding sequence ATGCGCGGCCGTACTCCGTGGCTGCGCCGGATCGGCGTGCTGTTCATCGTCCTGTGGTCGCTCGTCCCGATTTACTGGGTACTGAATATCAGCCTGCAGACGGACGCCCAGATGAGCGCGAAGCCCGCCCACTACGTTCCGCCGACTCCATCACTGAACAATTACCTATCGCTTCTGACCGGCGGCGGGAATGTTCCGTATTCAATACGACAGTCGACGATCAATATTGTTATCGAATGTTCAGCCGCCACGATTGTCACAATTGTATTGGCGTCGCTCGCTGCCTATAGTTTTGCTCGGATGAAGTTCCGCGGACGTAATGTCTTATTTTATACGGTGTTGGCCACGATGGCGTTTCCGCCATATATCACGCTAATCCCCCTGTATCGAATTATGACGTTTTTAGGCCTTGTCAACACATACACTGGGATTGTCTTGGTGTATGTTTCCGGGTTCATACCGTTAGCGACTTGGATACTCTATAACTACATGCTCAGTCTGCCGATCGCTTTGGAGGAATCCGGCCAAGTCGACGGCGCCAGCCGCATGCAAGTGCTTTGGCACGTGGTGCTTCCTCTCGCCAGGCCGGGGATAGTCTCCACTGCCATCATCACGTTCATCTTCGGCTGGCAGCAATTCTTGTTCCCATTGGTGCTGTCGAGCGATATTTCAACCGAACCTCTGACTGTTGTGATTGCGGCATTGCAAGGTAAACACACGGTTCCGTACACGCTGCTCAGTGCCGCGGGAGTGCTGGCGATAGTAGTGCCGGCAGTCATCGCGCTTGCTTTGAACCGCTATATCGTGAGCGGACTGTTAAAAGGCAGCGTCAAGTGA
- a CDS encoding carbohydrate ABC transporter permease, whose product MGLALIPAAFTIVQSFFTVQPLNPPTRFSGFDNFRRLFSTDAVISSIGNTGLYIVIGVVLSTVLAIFMAVTLQKNFFGRSILIAIMVLPWALPGVVEGIVWANIWNSNTGLLNSLLTSAHLIDNYQVFLGQHRLLTILAIEIVQVWQITPLSTLLIMASLQNIPNDLFEAAELDGSSPWATFRRITLPLIRPGITIAMVQALIQTLNVFDQPYILNGSATAGSSLTMQTYFISFQNLDFGEGYALSLLMAVATMVISLGVLKLVYRPVEF is encoded by the coding sequence GTGGGTCTGGCACTGATTCCCGCGGCGTTCACCATCGTTCAATCATTTTTCACTGTCCAACCATTGAACCCACCTACGCGGTTCAGCGGTTTTGATAATTTTCGACGGCTCTTCAGTACCGATGCCGTAATTTCCAGCATCGGGAACACGGGGTTATACATAGTTATCGGCGTCGTTCTTTCAACGGTGTTGGCGATTTTTATGGCCGTCACACTCCAAAAGAACTTCTTTGGGCGATCCATCCTTATTGCGATTATGGTTCTGCCGTGGGCGCTACCCGGAGTAGTCGAAGGTATCGTCTGGGCAAATATTTGGAATAGCAATACCGGCCTACTCAACAGTCTTCTGACATCAGCGCACCTCATTGACAACTACCAAGTATTTCTTGGACAGCACCGGTTACTGACAATTCTTGCCATCGAGATCGTGCAGGTATGGCAAATCACACCGTTGTCCACACTGCTGATCATGGCGTCGTTGCAGAACATCCCGAATGATTTATTCGAAGCGGCAGAGTTGGACGGCAGTTCTCCGTGGGCGACCTTTCGCCGGATAACGCTGCCGCTCATTAGGCCGGGCATCACGATCGCGATGGTGCAGGCACTCATCCAGACTTTGAACGTGTTCGATCAGCCGTACATTCTCAATGGTTCCGCGACGGCCGGTTCGTCGCTGACCATGCAGACGTACTTCATCAGCTTTCAGAATCTTGACTTCGGAGAGGGGTACGCCCTGTCATTGCTGATGGCCGTAGCAACAATGGTCATTTCACTCGGTGTATTGAAGCTCGTCTATCGGCCGGTGGAGTTCTGA
- a CDS encoding ABC transporter substrate-binding protein codes for MAPTRKYMKAAGMIAGATCLCLTAAGCSSGGGPASTQTKGVTIKATMAGDPPPKAALDAFTKKTGIKVNWTTVDWDSLQTKISAAATAKTYFADVTDVDWSRVGQLGKLDWFYPMEKYLNTKKMAKDMPQMDSFTLDGHVIGIPEDASFMVTTVNKKLFAKAGIKKMPTTIGDYTKDLKQIKSKGVVKYPLNIPFAAAEGLSTYWYQTTGAFGGTILDGKGRPQFTSPDSAGYKAAQWMISALKNGLVRPGSINVADSEGQQTLMAKGTAATTFSDYSGNVGSLYNIPKSSTVTNQVEYIPTPGATGVAPNLNNPDGVGIPKKAKYPNAAAKFIKWLTSAKKEADFAGANGKDKVQPGYFVPSRLSAMKELTNSGHLDQGKKLSDMLESSTKPVFPQGAPSWYPEFSQAVYTNLHAAATGSKTASAAIKAMSEKAKQLASGS; via the coding sequence ATGGCGCCTACACGGAAGTACATGAAAGCCGCGGGGATGATTGCGGGAGCTACTTGCCTGTGCCTGACAGCCGCAGGTTGCTCATCGGGAGGAGGGCCGGCCTCGACACAGACCAAAGGCGTCACCATCAAGGCCACCATGGCCGGCGACCCGCCACCCAAGGCCGCGTTGGATGCGTTCACCAAAAAGACCGGAATCAAGGTGAACTGGACCACAGTCGACTGGGACAGCTTGCAGACGAAGATCTCCGCCGCTGCGACTGCTAAGACGTACTTCGCCGACGTCACCGACGTGGACTGGTCACGCGTGGGGCAGCTTGGCAAGCTCGACTGGTTCTATCCGATGGAGAAATACCTCAATACGAAAAAGATGGCGAAGGATATGCCACAAATGGATTCCTTCACGCTTGACGGACACGTGATAGGTATTCCCGAAGACGCATCGTTCATGGTGACGACCGTTAACAAGAAGTTGTTCGCGAAGGCCGGGATCAAGAAGATGCCGACCACGATCGGCGACTATACGAAGGACTTGAAGCAGATCAAGTCCAAGGGTGTCGTGAAGTACCCGTTGAACATACCGTTCGCTGCAGCCGAGGGGTTGTCGACCTACTGGTATCAGACAACAGGCGCGTTTGGCGGCACGATTCTCGACGGGAAGGGCCGCCCGCAGTTCACCTCACCCGACTCCGCCGGCTACAAGGCGGCGCAGTGGATGATCAGCGCGTTGAAAAACGGCCTCGTGCGTCCGGGTAGTATCAACGTCGCGGACAGTGAAGGCCAGCAAACCCTCATGGCGAAGGGCACGGCAGCGACAACGTTCTCCGACTATTCCGGGAATGTCGGAAGCTTGTACAACATACCGAAGTCTTCCACCGTCACGAACCAGGTCGAATACATTCCGACGCCCGGCGCCACCGGCGTTGCCCCGAACTTGAACAACCCCGACGGCGTAGGAATACCGAAGAAGGCGAAGTATCCGAATGCCGCCGCGAAGTTCATCAAATGGTTGACCTCCGCAAAGAAGGAAGCAGACTTTGCCGGAGCTAACGGAAAAGACAAAGTACAACCCGGATACTTCGTTCCTTCTCGCCTCAGCGCGATGAAGGAACTGACGAATAGCGGACACCTCGATCAAGGCAAGAAGTTGTCCGACATGCTCGAAAGCAGCACGAAACCAGTATTTCCGCAAGGAGCGCCGTCGTGGTACCCGGAATTCTCGCAAGCGGTATACACAAACCTGCATGCGGCCGCGACGGGATCGAAGACCGCCAGTGCCGCGATCAAGGCCATGAGCGAAAAGGCGAAACAGCTAGCGAGTGGCTCGTGA